One genomic segment of Fervidobacterium pennivorans includes these proteins:
- a CDS encoding 1-deoxy-D-xylulose-5-phosphate reductoisomerase, giving the protein MEEKATIKKVVILGATGSIGTQTVDVIKQLEGFKVVGISFGSNIEQARKIMEDLKIDYYVSNKDVGFGKRFENTQQLLEEVVPDIVVCAIPGFEGVKATIIALQYAKRIALATKEALVCAGPFVKKVAKEKDVEIIPVDSEHSAIFQLYEPHIEKILITASGGAVRDVPLKYIADLKPSDILKHPTWSMGGRITVDSSTMVNKLFEVIEAHELFDLDYDRIEVKINRSSFIHGIVFLKDGVIKIHAGKPDMRIPIAYALTYPERKYHSPVADVLEFDLQLSDVERERYPLFFYGLDMLKRKDDLPWRIALNAADELAVNAFLDGKISFKGIETVVRETIEYIDSQNIIITSIEDVYKTDELAKSYAKEFIEREVRK; this is encoded by the coding sequence TTGGAAGAAAAAGCCACTATAAAAAAGGTCGTAATATTGGGTGCTACGGGTTCAATAGGAACGCAAACGGTCGATGTTATAAAACAACTTGAGGGTTTCAAAGTTGTTGGCATTTCGTTTGGTTCAAACATAGAACAGGCACGAAAGATAATGGAAGATTTAAAAATAGATTACTACGTTTCAAATAAAGATGTAGGGTTTGGAAAGCGCTTTGAGAATACGCAACAATTGTTGGAAGAAGTGGTTCCTGATATAGTGGTTTGTGCAATTCCTGGATTTGAAGGTGTTAAAGCAACAATTATTGCCTTGCAATACGCAAAGAGAATAGCACTTGCAACGAAAGAAGCTTTAGTTTGTGCAGGTCCTTTCGTTAAGAAGGTAGCCAAGGAAAAAGATGTTGAGATTATCCCTGTTGATAGCGAACACTCAGCGATATTCCAGCTTTACGAACCTCACATTGAGAAAATACTTATAACCGCTTCGGGAGGCGCGGTTAGGGACGTTCCTCTCAAATACATAGCGGACCTGAAGCCATCGGACATTTTGAAACATCCGACATGGAGCATGGGTGGTAGGATAACTGTCGATTCATCAACGATGGTGAACAAACTTTTTGAAGTAATTGAAGCGCACGAGCTTTTTGATTTGGATTATGACAGAATAGAGGTAAAAATCAACCGTTCAAGCTTCATCCACGGAATAGTCTTTCTTAAGGACGGGGTTATAAAAATCCATGCAGGTAAGCCTGATATGCGAATACCCATTGCTTACGCGCTTACTTACCCCGAAAGGAAGTATCATTCGCCTGTAGCTGATGTTTTAGAATTTGACCTTCAATTGTCTGATGTAGAGCGCGAACGTTATCCACTTTTCTTCTACGGATTGGATATGTTAAAAAGAAAAGACGATTTGCCATGGAGAATTGCACTGAATGCAGCTGATGAGTTAGCAGTTAACGCGTTTCTTGATGGAAAAATATCATTCAAAGGTATTGAAACGGTAGTTAGAGAAACGATAGAGTACATAGATTCCCAAAACATAATCATTACGTCTATAGAAGATGTCTACAAAACTGACGAATTAGCAAAAAGTTACGCTAAAGAATTCATCGAAAGGGAGGTTCGGAAATGA
- a CDS encoding thiamine diphosphokinase, giving the protein MRASIILNGKSNGTMYITGELVVAVDGGAEELRIRRIIPHVVIGDMDSVSDDTLEYFETKGVKICTYPTEKDETDLELALNYVFKHGATEVEILNWQGERIDMILAMIGLMSKYDNVIAISDKCEVGVIKAGKKGTQTLKAVPGEIWSLIPLCHAEFSIEGFKYQFSGSMDITAPIGVSNVALSDFVKIEVKNGKVVFVRWKKKPL; this is encoded by the coding sequence ATGAGAGCCTCTATAATTCTTAACGGAAAGTCGAATGGTACAATGTATATAACTGGTGAACTCGTTGTCGCAGTTGATGGTGGTGCTGAGGAATTAAGAATAAGAAGGATAATTCCTCATGTGGTTATCGGAGATATGGATTCAGTTTCGGATGATACGCTCGAGTATTTCGAAACAAAAGGAGTTAAGATTTGCACATATCCTACAGAGAAAGACGAAACCGACCTTGAGCTCGCACTGAATTACGTTTTCAAACACGGAGCAACGGAAGTTGAAATACTAAACTGGCAAGGCGAAAGGATTGATATGATACTTGCAATGATAGGTTTAATGAGTAAATACGACAATGTGATAGCGATATCTGATAAGTGTGAGGTCGGCGTTATCAAAGCGGGCAAGAAAGGGACGCAAACCCTGAAAGCTGTCCCCGGTGAGATTTGGTCCCTTATACCTTTGTGTCATGCCGAATTTTCGATAGAAGGGTTCAAATATCAATTCAGCGGAAGTATGGATATAACAGCTCCAATAGGTGTCAGTAATGTTGCTTTAAGTGACTTTGTGAAGATAGAAGTGAAAAACGGTAAGGTGGTGTTCGTGCGTTGGAAGAAAAAGCCACTATAA
- a CDS encoding SRPBCC family protein has translation MSFSNDEMEFHERFKAPIDVVWRTFYNPNGWDPWFTDGMKIYEDSGEIYFRWFRLTDGQVVTDTGRIVSVIHKRLFSFWWYEYEDGYRSFVEMTFQPTDEDETIVTVKDRTFVKDEGELHIRYACAYGWGQMLLLAKVYIEKGLILI, from the coding sequence ATGTCCTTTTCGAATGATGAAATGGAGTTTCACGAAAGGTTCAAAGCACCCATCGACGTTGTGTGGAGGACATTCTATAACCCCAATGGTTGGGATCCATGGTTTACAGATGGAATGAAAATATACGAGGACAGTGGTGAGATATACTTTCGTTGGTTCAGGCTCACCGATGGTCAGGTCGTTACGGACACAGGTAGGATAGTTAGTGTGATTCACAAGCGCCTTTTTTCCTTTTGGTGGTATGAATACGAGGATGGTTATCGTTCTTTTGTGGAGATGACGTTTCAACCAACGGATGAGGATGAAACGATAGTGACAGTGAAAGATAGAACGTTTGTGAAAGATGAAGGAGAGCTACACATAAGGTATGCGTGTGCATATGGTTGGGGTCAAATGCTGTTACTTGCAAAAGTTTACATAGAAAAAGGGCTTATACTTATATGA
- a CDS encoding deoxyribonuclease IV has protein sequence MSSKRELIIGAHMPIGGGFARVPKETVEIGGNAFQIFPHNPRQWNAKLPSDDDVVHFLRDVKKYNLNPENFMCHAGYLVNIASPKEDIWEKSVTLLITEAKICARLGIKYLNIHPGSHLGLGEREGIERVAKALNIVMEKEKNVYILLENVVKKGGNIGYNYAQMREIISLCKYEDRIGLTFDTCHGYDAGYDVTTDDGIKQLLAEIEREVGIKRLKFVHLNDTKNELGSQKDRHENIGNGKIGEKLEVFLSNPVFNSLPLILETPGDNPEHAEDIAKVKAIWEKLVNRLLIS, from the coding sequence ATGAGTAGCAAAAGAGAATTGATAATTGGTGCGCACATGCCTATAGGTGGAGGTTTTGCAAGAGTTCCAAAAGAGACCGTGGAAATAGGAGGGAATGCGTTCCAGATTTTCCCACACAATCCACGTCAGTGGAACGCGAAGCTGCCATCTGATGATGATGTGGTCCACTTCTTAAGAGACGTTAAAAAGTACAATCTGAACCCAGAGAATTTCATGTGTCACGCTGGCTATCTTGTTAACATAGCAAGCCCTAAGGAAGATATTTGGGAAAAGTCTGTTACATTACTCATCACGGAAGCGAAGATATGTGCAAGACTCGGAATTAAGTATTTGAACATACATCCTGGAAGTCATCTGGGACTTGGTGAGAGGGAAGGTATAGAAAGAGTTGCAAAAGCTTTGAATATAGTTATGGAAAAAGAAAAGAACGTTTATATACTGTTGGAAAACGTTGTTAAGAAAGGTGGAAACATAGGATACAACTACGCACAAATGAGGGAAATAATAAGTCTGTGCAAATACGAAGACAGAATAGGCTTGACGTTTGATACATGCCACGGCTATGACGCAGGATACGATGTTACAACAGATGATGGCATAAAGCAACTGCTTGCAGAAATTGAACGGGAAGTGGGAATAAAAAGACTTAAGTTTGTCCATCTTAACGATACCAAGAACGAACTTGGTTCTCAAAAAGACAGACATGAGAATATAGGAAATGGAAAAATCGGAGAAAAGCTCGAAGTATTTTTGTCCAATCCAGTGTTCAACTCACTACCACTGATTTTGGAAACTCCAGGTGACAATCCGGAACACGCAGAAGATATAGCAAAGGTTAAGGCGATATGGGAAAAATTGGTAAATAGATTGCTGATAAGTTAA
- a CDS encoding GNAT family N-acetyltransferase: MNNPKGEELKFHIGSTFVVELSGEDVKYFSERRITRAEPVTLVFFSEKADGDNEKIGFVEFDLRVINRNAYITFYVAPQYRGKGIGKLMLRKALEFAFKELNLHRITAEVYEYNERSLRLLESSGFKKEGILKEAKYHDGRYWDIIVMGLMEEDWKNNEEFRR, from the coding sequence ATGAACAACCCAAAGGGTGAAGAATTAAAATTTCATATTGGTAGTACTTTTGTGGTTGAGTTAAGCGGCGAAGATGTAAAGTACTTCTCCGAAAGGAGAATAACGAGAGCAGAACCAGTTACATTGGTATTTTTCTCTGAAAAAGCTGATGGTGACAACGAGAAAATCGGATTTGTTGAGTTTGATTTGAGAGTCATAAACAGAAATGCGTATATCACATTTTATGTAGCTCCACAATACCGAGGTAAGGGTATTGGAAAGCTTATGCTAAGAAAAGCCTTAGAGTTTGCTTTCAAAGAGTTAAATCTACATAGAATCACAGCCGAGGTTTACGAGTATAACGAACGTTCACTGAGGTTACTTGAAAGTTCGGGGTTTAAAAAAGAAGGTATTCTCAAAGAAGCAAAATACCACGATGGAAGGTATTGGGATATAATTGTAATGGGCTTGATGGAAGAAGATTGGAAAAATAACGAAGAGTTTAGAAGGTGA
- a CDS encoding ABC-F family ATP-binding cassette domain-containing protein encodes MITIKNLTIAFPEKTLFSNFNVTVLARDRIGLMGKNGSGKSTLLKAIAGIFNDYHGEITVQGKVLYMDQYRTFEARTPYGYYMKVADTPEKQKQVRSILKGLGFPEEDWERDISTFSGGERTKLQLGRLFVEDPDFLLLDEPTNFLDIESIEFLKELLRSFRGGYIIISHDRDFLRNTCEKFWEINNERIWVFDMDFDSYHLERQRIIETQRRQLVNIQREIERLRTIIDRYKKWGREKFTKQAKSKEKMLEKMLEELENMPNMYLEEEEKTISIPEPDNTGYVVLEVKNVSWNGLLKNVSFTVYQGDKIAIVGPNGSGKTTLLKIINGQTNYTGQITFGYNVKAVYLEQFVDQLDLENTVFDELFEEIPDKPDYVIRAYAGRFGFRGEDVFKTIADLSGGERQILALAKVLLRKPNMLILDEPTNHMDLETVEALESALKEYKGAVLLVSHDLELIRNVCNRFFTIKNGELLESNEPIFFSKEKKKVEKEKNVDFEEKKRLRNQLKSWKKQLEELKERENEITYMISDLENRMHKEQDYVKLMELMGEKEKLEEELLRVMETFEEIENKIKEFENIED; translated from the coding sequence ATGATAACGATAAAGAATCTAACCATAGCATTCCCTGAAAAGACGCTTTTTTCCAATTTCAACGTAACCGTTCTAGCGAGAGATAGAATAGGGTTGATGGGAAAAAATGGCAGTGGAAAGAGTACGCTGTTGAAAGCGATAGCTGGAATTTTCAACGATTATCATGGTGAAATAACGGTCCAGGGAAAAGTACTTTACATGGACCAGTACAGAACATTTGAAGCAAGAACTCCTTATGGATACTACATGAAGGTGGCAGATACTCCAGAAAAACAAAAGCAGGTGAGGAGCATATTGAAAGGATTAGGGTTTCCCGAAGAGGACTGGGAAAGGGATATTTCAACGTTTAGTGGAGGAGAGAGAACGAAACTGCAGTTAGGAAGACTATTTGTAGAAGACCCCGATTTTCTTCTTTTAGATGAGCCAACCAATTTCTTGGATATAGAAAGTATTGAGTTTTTGAAAGAACTGCTGAGAAGCTTTCGCGGAGGATATATAATTATTTCACACGATAGGGATTTTCTCAGAAACACCTGTGAGAAATTTTGGGAGATAAACAACGAACGCATCTGGGTTTTTGATATGGATTTTGACAGCTACCATTTGGAAAGACAAAGGATTATTGAAACCCAAAGAAGACAACTTGTTAATATACAACGTGAAATCGAAAGACTGAGAACGATAATAGATAGGTATAAAAAATGGGGTAGGGAAAAATTCACAAAGCAAGCAAAAAGTAAAGAAAAAATGCTCGAGAAAATGCTTGAAGAATTGGAAAATATGCCCAACATGTATTTGGAAGAAGAGGAGAAGACCATAAGTATACCTGAACCAGACAATACAGGTTACGTTGTTTTGGAAGTTAAGAATGTTTCTTGGAACGGTTTGCTGAAAAACGTCTCGTTCACAGTATATCAAGGAGATAAGATAGCGATTGTTGGACCTAATGGTTCTGGAAAAACGACACTATTAAAAATTATCAATGGGCAAACCAATTACACTGGTCAAATAACGTTCGGATACAACGTAAAAGCAGTTTACCTTGAACAATTTGTTGACCAACTGGATTTAGAAAACACTGTTTTCGATGAGCTCTTCGAAGAAATACCAGATAAACCAGACTACGTTATCAGAGCTTACGCAGGCAGATTTGGATTTCGCGGAGAAGATGTTTTTAAAACAATTGCAGATTTGAGTGGTGGAGAAAGACAGATACTAGCTCTTGCAAAGGTCTTGCTAAGAAAGCCGAATATGCTCATTCTGGACGAGCCAACAAACCATATGGATTTGGAAACGGTTGAAGCGCTTGAATCGGCACTTAAAGAATATAAAGGGGCGGTTCTGTTGGTTTCCCACGACCTCGAGTTGATTAGAAATGTGTGCAATAGGTTTTTTACCATCAAAAATGGGGAACTGTTGGAATCTAACGAGCCGATATTCTTTTCCAAAGAAAAGAAAAAGGTTGAAAAAGAAAAAAACGTGGACTTCGAAGAGAAAAAGAGATTGAGAAATCAGTTGAAGAGCTGGAAAAAACAACTGGAAGAACTAAAAGAAAGAGAAAACGAGATAACATACATGATAAGTGATTTAGAAAATCGCATGCACAAAGAACAAGATTACGTTAAATTGATGGAATTAATGGGTGAGAAAGAAAAATTGGAAGAGGAATTGCTAAGAGTAATGGAAACTTTCGAAGAAATCGAGAATAAGATAAAGGAATTCGAGAACATAGAAGATTAG
- a CDS encoding acyltransferase family protein codes for MTKSVENLNTNKNRELWVDYARGLALIMVILAHSQIPWKLFGFVSYVIVVFPFLTGYLMKDMSFKDFFAKRITLLISYYYIGLISYILWILLVPEAFRKADNLTYLKNFLLVRTDLLDKIPLPIVPLWYLVFLFVAEFMLITFRKLHILPYAIAVGILLRFFYPGALPFKIDVAFSGLYMFYLGNLAKKRRTTLEKFNGLIGSVGLITWMLVALYVDATSWNIDYYGTNPLLTFFGEIGTAMCFFSVGIIIERFVNISKNANSLLRRFFAKYVLGIPRLFSDNAIFAFGYHILVGGLTILVTTALGFAVTEETLRAYWYIAFALTFGVMVLLMVLLPKPIKLLLTQPDSFLKWLEKERSSRK; via the coding sequence GTGACGAAGAGTGTCGAAAATTTGAATACCAATAAAAATCGTGAATTATGGGTTGATTACGCCCGCGGTTTGGCATTAATAATGGTTATTCTTGCACATTCTCAGATTCCGTGGAAGTTATTTGGATTTGTTTCGTATGTCATAGTTGTCTTTCCATTTTTGACAGGTTATCTAATGAAAGATATGAGTTTTAAAGATTTTTTCGCTAAACGCATAACATTACTTATTTCGTATTATTACATTGGACTGATTAGCTATATTCTTTGGATTTTACTTGTTCCAGAAGCTTTTAGAAAAGCTGATAATTTGACTTATCTGAAAAATTTCTTGCTTGTTCGGACAGATTTGCTTGATAAGATACCTCTTCCGATTGTGCCGTTATGGTATTTAGTTTTCCTTTTTGTAGCTGAATTCATGCTCATAACTTTTCGAAAACTTCATATACTCCCATATGCAATAGCTGTGGGGATATTATTGCGATTTTTTTATCCAGGTGCACTTCCTTTCAAAATTGATGTGGCATTTTCTGGACTTTACATGTTTTATTTAGGAAACCTTGCAAAAAAGAGAAGAACAACACTCGAAAAGTTCAACGGGCTAATCGGTTCTGTTGGTTTGATAACGTGGATGCTAGTTGCTTTGTATGTCGATGCGACGTCGTGGAATATAGATTATTATGGTACAAACCCACTCTTAACATTCTTTGGTGAAATTGGAACAGCAATGTGCTTTTTCTCAGTTGGAATAATTATTGAGCGCTTCGTAAACATTTCAAAAAATGCTAATAGCTTACTACGAAGATTCTTTGCAAAGTATGTACTTGGCATTCCAAGGCTTTTCTCAGATAATGCGATATTTGCTTTTGGTTACCATATCTTAGTTGGAGGTTTGACCATCTTGGTTACAACGGCTTTAGGCTTTGCTGTTACTGAAGAAACGTTGCGAGCGTACTGGTATATTGCTTTTGCTTTAACGTTTGGAGTAATGGTGTTATTAATGGTTCTTTTGCCAAAGCCCATCAAACTACTTTTAACGCAACCAGACTCGTTCTTGAAATGGCTAGAAAAAGAGAGGAGTTCCCGGAAATGA
- a CDS encoding DMT family transporter, producing MKNETVKEYNLKDKFIAIFWLLVLTFLWGLTFPIQKLVLNEEISPFLYNAIRFWIATFLSALVFGKSDWIRGTVLGVVMAIAYATQTWGLTITTSTKSGFITSLYIVIVPFFSYIIELEKVRKLQVLGFLGALIGMYLLSGGISGYNFGDFLTTICGIMYALHVVLITKFSRQVNEYSLLTPQFFTVALLNTLFNVFYHGNGNKWSFSVTAIFVATFTAITATIVAIIIQAKYQKVVGSNVSALIFVGEPLFAMVLSVLILKEHLTNSQIVGGLLMVASIILGVLNLNERQDG from the coding sequence ATGAAGAACGAAACTGTAAAAGAATATAATTTGAAAGACAAATTCATAGCTATTTTTTGGCTTTTAGTGCTCACATTTTTGTGGGGCTTGACTTTTCCTATACAAAAACTTGTGTTAAATGAAGAAATCTCACCATTTTTGTATAATGCGATCCGATTTTGGATCGCAACTTTTTTATCGGCACTCGTTTTTGGAAAATCCGATTGGATACGTGGCACAGTGCTCGGCGTAGTGATGGCTATTGCTTACGCTACTCAGACATGGGGGTTAACAATAACAACGTCCACGAAAAGCGGGTTTATTACTTCATTATACATAGTTATCGTCCCGTTCTTTTCTTACATCATAGAGTTAGAAAAGGTGAGAAAACTACAAGTTTTAGGCTTTCTTGGAGCACTTATTGGTATGTATTTACTGAGTGGAGGAATTAGTGGATACAATTTTGGAGATTTTCTCACAACAATATGCGGAATTATGTATGCGCTCCACGTCGTGTTAATAACCAAATTTTCACGGCAAGTTAATGAATATTCGTTGCTAACTCCCCAGTTCTTCACAGTAGCACTACTGAACACACTCTTCAATGTGTTCTACCATGGCAACGGTAACAAATGGAGTTTTTCCGTGACTGCAATCTTTGTTGCTACTTTTACAGCGATAACAGCCACAATTGTTGCGATAATAATTCAGGCGAAGTATCAAAAGGTTGTTGGTAGTAATGTGTCCGCTCTCATCTTTGTTGGAGAACCGTTATTTGCAATGGTTTTGTCGGTTCTCATTCTAAAAGAACACCTGACCAATTCGCAAATTGTAGGTGGTTTACTGATGGTGGCTTCAATAATCCTTGGCGTTTTGAATTTAAATGAGAGGCAAGATGGTTGA
- a CDS encoding SagB/ThcOx family dehydrogenase: MNFSPKDQNEFDKIISIGREFLKSNWEVLENYTSDQRKGVEMPPFEKPFPQDAFLINLPDFNIDEFKTKSLFEAIANRKSHRKYENEPLKLVELSFLLWATQGIRYVTPKATFRTVPSAGARHPFETYVYVENVEGLEEAIYRYLPLEHSLILHRKDRYLREEIIHATLEQEFVGQAAAVFIWTAIPYRTEWRYGPASHKAILLDAGHVCQNLYLACEAIEAGTCAIAAYSQKLMDRFLGVNGQDEMVVYLAPVGKVAKS; this comes from the coding sequence ATGAATTTCAGTCCGAAAGACCAAAATGAGTTTGATAAAATCATCTCCATAGGTAGAGAATTTCTAAAATCAAATTGGGAAGTTTTGGAAAATTACACAAGCGACCAAAGAAAAGGGGTAGAGATGCCCCCTTTTGAAAAACCATTCCCACAAGATGCGTTTTTGATAAATCTTCCAGATTTTAATATTGACGAATTTAAGACAAAATCCCTCTTTGAAGCTATTGCAAACAGAAAAAGTCATAGAAAGTACGAAAACGAACCACTTAAGTTAGTAGAGCTCTCTTTTCTTCTATGGGCTACACAAGGAATCAGGTACGTAACACCTAAAGCTACGTTCAGAACGGTGCCTTCTGCTGGCGCGAGACATCCGTTTGAAACATACGTATATGTTGAAAATGTCGAAGGCTTAGAAGAAGCAATCTACAGATATCTGCCTCTAGAACACAGTTTAATCTTGCACAGAAAAGATAGATATCTGAGAGAAGAAATTATACACGCAACATTAGAACAAGAATTCGTTGGTCAAGCCGCAGCTGTATTTATATGGACTGCGATACCCTACAGGACAGAATGGCGATACGGTCCTGCTTCTCACAAGGCAATACTTTTGGACGCTGGGCACGTTTGCCAGAACTTGTACCTTGCTTGTGAAGCAATAGAAGCTGGAACGTGTGCAATAGCAGCCTATTCTCAGAAGCTCATGGATAGATTCCTTGGTGTCAATGGCCAAGATGAGATGGTTGTTTATCTCGCTCCCGTTGGAAAGGTAGCCAAAAGTTAG
- the pheT gene encoding phenylalanine--tRNA ligase subunit beta, which produces MRISLEWLNQYVDVSKEEVSEYLPKLGFDIGEEGPVFPLRGPIIVGRIENVEKHPQADKLVVCKVNIGNEYKTILTADLSVQEGKYVFVALQGARLANGVEIQERVMRGVPSQGMMCSLEELGLEQKSEHVYMTDEELPLGADVIKMLDLNDWYFEMEITPNRPDVLSYFGVTRELSAGLKRKPHFPIPSVKHAEGNDKVEVYIETDGCWRYTARVIRNVKVGPSPLWMQKRLIASGIRPINNIVDITNYVMLETGHPVHAFDLAKLNGKIVVRDARPGEKMLLLDGKTYEFSGGEVLITDGEKLLALGGIMGGEESGISSNTTDVLLEVAMFDPVRIRKASRKLGVSSDSSYRFERGVDFDDALFVIERLSQLIEELAGGKPSKEIVDNYPHKIEQRKIFVPKNYTKRVLGIDVKHIGDYIEPLGFEVEETKDGYDVYVPSFRYFDVSLPEDVMEEVGRIHGYEHLHAEPPRMVATEKGRSEKQKRRFEIKNLMTAMGFNEANTLSFAASKVIDIFDINGKGVPISNPIISDFDTMRPSLLYGLLDSLSYNYKRQMKDVRLFEVGKVFSIVDGKPHEQEVLGFVATGRESVKDYTDKRTVSFYTMKGVLEELFEQFGLEVTFGKIEKKGFVPTATAGIYHKGQLIGFVGLLDPELADKLYDVKDEIYAGEIYLETIYSSDAGKTYQPLPQFPYVRRDVSYLIPIGYEIENLLKIYKDNPLVEEVGIDDIYRKVGDEFYSVTIYAKFRHPERTLSDEEVDLALEDIKERIKKECGINPRF; this is translated from the coding sequence GTGAGGATTTCTTTGGAATGGCTTAATCAATATGTCGATGTTAGCAAAGAGGAAGTCTCAGAGTATCTACCAAAACTCGGGTTTGACATTGGAGAAGAAGGTCCTGTTTTCCCGCTCCGTGGTCCGATAATTGTCGGGCGCATTGAGAATGTTGAGAAGCACCCTCAAGCTGATAAATTGGTGGTCTGCAAAGTGAACATAGGTAACGAGTATAAAACAATATTAACCGCAGACCTTTCAGTTCAAGAAGGAAAGTACGTTTTTGTAGCACTCCAAGGAGCAAGGCTTGCAAATGGTGTAGAAATCCAGGAAAGGGTAATGCGTGGGGTTCCGTCTCAGGGAATGATGTGTTCTTTGGAAGAGCTCGGACTTGAACAAAAAAGTGAACATGTCTATATGACGGATGAAGAACTTCCACTTGGTGCAGACGTTATCAAAATGCTCGATTTAAATGACTGGTATTTTGAGATGGAGATTACCCCGAACCGTCCCGATGTGCTATCGTATTTTGGTGTTACAAGAGAATTATCTGCCGGGTTAAAACGAAAACCTCACTTTCCTATCCCAAGCGTAAAACACGCAGAGGGGAACGATAAAGTCGAGGTATACATCGAGACCGATGGATGCTGGAGATATACGGCGCGGGTAATCAGAAACGTTAAGGTAGGTCCGAGCCCTCTATGGATGCAAAAAAGGTTAATTGCATCTGGAATCAGACCTATAAACAACATTGTTGACATAACAAACTATGTGATGCTTGAAACAGGGCATCCAGTACATGCTTTTGACCTTGCAAAATTGAACGGGAAGATAGTGGTTCGTGATGCGAGACCTGGCGAAAAGATGCTATTACTCGATGGCAAGACTTATGAATTTTCTGGCGGTGAGGTACTTATCACTGACGGTGAAAAGCTTCTCGCACTTGGTGGTATCATGGGTGGAGAAGAATCCGGTATATCAAGCAACACAACAGATGTCTTGCTAGAGGTTGCGATGTTTGACCCGGTCAGGATAAGAAAAGCATCGAGAAAATTGGGGGTTTCTTCGGATTCTTCTTACCGGTTTGAAAGAGGTGTTGATTTTGACGACGCGTTGTTCGTTATTGAAAGGCTTTCACAATTGATCGAGGAACTCGCCGGCGGCAAACCTTCAAAAGAAATAGTGGATAACTATCCTCATAAAATAGAGCAAAGGAAAATATTTGTTCCAAAGAATTACACGAAAAGAGTTTTAGGTATAGATGTGAAACATATCGGTGACTACATTGAGCCACTCGGTTTTGAGGTAGAAGAAACGAAGGATGGCTATGACGTTTACGTGCCGTCTTTCAGATATTTCGATGTTTCTCTCCCAGAGGATGTTATGGAAGAGGTAGGACGCATCCATGGATACGAACATCTTCATGCGGAACCTCCGAGAATGGTTGCTACTGAGAAAGGAAGAAGCGAAAAACAGAAAAGAAGATTTGAAATCAAAAACCTCATGACTGCAATGGGGTTCAATGAAGCGAATACACTTTCTTTCGCTGCAAGTAAAGTTATAGATATTTTTGACATCAACGGCAAAGGTGTTCCTATAAGCAATCCTATTATTTCCGATTTCGATACGATGAGACCCTCTCTTCTTTACGGGTTGCTCGATTCTCTTTCCTACAACTACAAAAGACAAATGAAAGATGTGAGACTCTTTGAAGTTGGAAAGGTGTTTTCTATCGTTGATGGCAAACCTCACGAGCAAGAGGTTCTTGGTTTTGTTGCAACAGGCAGAGAATCGGTTAAGGACTACACTGACAAAAGAACTGTGTCGTTTTACACAATGAAAGGAGTCTTGGAAGAACTCTTCGAGCAATTTGGATTGGAAGTTACTTTTGGAAAGATTGAGAAGAAAGGCTTTGTTCCCACTGCGACAGCAGGAATCTACCACAAAGGACAATTAATTGGTTTTGTAGGTCTTTTAGACCCTGAGCTTGCAGACAAGCTCTACGACGTCAAAGACGAAATCTACGCTGGCGAGATTTATCTTGAGACCATCTATTCATCGGATGCAGGGAAAACTTACCAACCGTTACCGCAGTTCCCGTATGTGCGTAGAGACGTGTCTTATCTAATCCCCATCGGATATGAGATTGAGAATCTACTAAAGATTTACAAGGACAACCCACTTGTTGAAGAGGTGGGTATAGACGACATTTACAGAAAAGTTGGCGATGAGTTCTACAGTGTCACAATTTACGCAAAGTTCAGACATCCGGAAAGGACACTGAGTGATGAAGAAGTGGACCTTGCACTTGAAGATATAAAGGAAAGGATTAAGAAAGAATGTGGTATCAATCCAAGATTTTAA